One genomic window of Fusarium fujikuroi IMI 58289 draft genome, chromosome FFUJ_chr01 includes the following:
- a CDS encoding probable COP9 complex subunit 2, translating into MSDDEDFMQESDEEQYDFEYEEDDDEETADVDIENKYYNAKQLKLSDPEDAIAEFLGIPPLEEEKGEWGFKGVKQAIKLEFKLGQYDKAAEHYAELLTYVKSAVTRNYSEKSINNMLDYIEKGADGPEAVKCMEQFYSLTLQSFQSTNNERLWLKTNIKLAKLLLDRKEYGAVSKKLRELHKTCQQEDGTDDPSKGTYSLEIYALEIQMFAETKNNKQLKALYQRALKVKSAVPHPRIMGIIRECGGKMHMSEENWKEAQSDFFESFRNYDEAGSLQRIQVLKYLLLTTMLMKSDINPFDSQETKPYKTDPRISAMTDLVDAYQRDDVHAYEKVLQRNQDILDDPFIAENIDEVTRNMRTKGVVKLIAPYTRMKLSWIARQLKISEPEVQDILGFLIVDGKINGRVNQQEGLLQITSDADTERIAALQGLTSSISELFGAIFRDGDGFRNTEHSATDEQTMDMAGIPLGKGSHRAATQHRGKKGKLAAAQWA; encoded by the exons ATGTCGGACGACGAGGATTTCATGCAGGAGTCAGATGAGGAGCA GTACGACTTCGAgtacgaagaagacgatgacgaggagacCGCCGACGTCGACATCGAAAACAAATACTACAACgccaagcagctcaagcttTCAGACCCCGAAGATGCGATCGCAGAATTCCTAGGCATTCCGCCActcgaagaggagaaaggaGAATGGGGCTTCAAAGGTGTGAAGCAGGCTATAAAGCTCGAGTTCAAGCTGGGCCAATATGACAAG GCTGCTGAGCATTACGCCGAACTCCTCACCTACGTCAAGTCGGCCGTCACGCGCAACTACTCCGAGAagtccatcaacaacatgctCGACTACATTGAAAAGGGAGCGGATGGCCCGGAGGCGGTGAAGTGTATGGAGCAATTCTACTCCCTCACGCTGCAGAGCTTCCAGAGCACCAACAACGAGCGCCTATGGCTCAAGACCAACATCAAACTGGCAAAGCTACTTCTCGACCGAAAGGAGTACGGCGCTGTATCAAAGAAGCTTCGAGAGCTCCACAAGACCTGCCAGCAAGAAGATGGAACCGACGACCCTAGCAAGGGCACATATTCACTCGAGATTTACGCACTTGAGATCCAAATGTTTGcagagaccaagaacaaTAAGCAACTCAAGGCCCTGTATCAAAGAGCTCTCAAAGTCAAATCCGCGGTACCACATCCAAGAATCATGGGCATTATCAGAGAGTGTGGTGGAAAGATGCATATGAGCGAAGAGAACTGGAAGGAAGCGCAGAGCGACTTTTTCGAATCGTTCCGTAACTACGACGAAGCAGGTTCCCTCCAACGAATCCAGGTTCTCAAGTACCTACTCTTGACAACAATGCTCATGAAGTCCGACATCAATCCCTTCGATTCGCAGGAGACCAAGCCCTACAAGACAGATCCGCGAATCTCCGCCATGACAGATCTGGTCGACGCTTATCAACGGGACGATGTACACGCGTACGAGAAGGTCCTGCAGCGTAACCAGGACATCCTAGATGATCCATTCATTGCCGAGAACATCGATGAAGTCACGCGAAACATGCGAACCAAGGGCGTTGTAAAGCTCATCGCACCTTACACACGCATGAAGCTATCCTGGATCGCCAGGCAACTCAAGATTTCCGAGCCCGAGGTACAAGACATTCTGGGGTTCTTGATCGTTGACGGCAAGATCAACGGTCGAGTCAACCAACAAGAGGGTCTCCTGCAGATCACCTCTGACGCAGACACCGAGCGCATTGCAGCACTCCAGGGACTCACGTCGTCTATTTCGGAGCTGTTTGGTGCTATTTTCAGAGACGGAGATGGATTCCGCAACACTGAGCATTCAGCAACGGACGAGCAAACAATGGACATGGCAGGCATTCCATTGGGCAAGGGAAGCCACAGGGCGGCTACTCAACATCGTGGGAAGAAAGGGAAACTGGCTGCAGCGCAATGGGCCTGA